CCACCGCGAGAGTTTCCTCTGCCGCCGCCGAAGCCGCCACGATTTTCACGTGGAGCCATTGGTTTCGCTTCAGAAACGTTCATGTTACGACCCAATTGCTCAGTGCCGTTCAATTTTGTGATCGCTGTTTGAGCTTCGTCATCAGAAGACATTTCAACGAAACCGAAACCTTTGCTACGGCCAGTCTCACGATCAGTTACGATGCGTGCAGATTCAACTGTACCGAATTCAGCAAAGATATCACCAAGAGATTGATCGTCCATTTGGTAAGAAAGGTTTCCAACGTATAATTTTTTGCCCATGTATTCCTCCTTAGGATGGGGGTACTACTAAAGAGAAATGAGCCCTACGCTATTAACTCAAGAGAGACCGATATTGGAGCCCTGGTTGTAGCCTAAATAAAAGGCGATATAAAGAGGAAAAAACTCAATTGTGTAGAAACTCTCTAAGGGCGCCTATAATAGCTTTCAAATCGGATATAATCGAGCTGGGCGCTGGTCGGGGCTCCCTGACTGTCTGCAGGTACCCTGTAAAAATCTTGAAAAGACGACCCGAGCCGCTCCAAATACCTCTTAGAAAGAGGTGATTTATGAAGACACGGATTGTTTTTATGGCCTTGTTTTTTGCCGGTTCCCTGAGTCTTGCCGCGGAAAAGACGCAGACATCAATGGATAATAGTAAAGTCATGTCAGAGATACGCGGCACGTTTGGGATGGTGCCGACATTCATGAAAGAGTTCCCGCCGGAAGCGCTTCCAGGGGCATGGGAAGAGTTTAAGACCATTCAACTTAGTCCCAACACGGCGCTGGAACCAAAAATCAAAGAGGTGATCGCTCTTGCCGTCGCGTCACAAATTCCTTGTCGTTACTGTGTTTACTTCCACAAAAAAACGGCCACTTTCAATGGAGCTAAAGCCTCTGAGTTGAAGGAAGCTATCGCTATTGCTGCAAGTACACGCAAGTGGAGTGCTTACTTCTACGGATCTCAGCAAGACATGGCAAGTTTCAAAGCGGATGTTGATAAGATGGTTACATCGATGAAAAATCCACCAAAGGGGAAAGAGCCCGTGACGGTCACAGATGCAAGTTCCGCTTTCAAAGACATGGAAAATACCATGGGCTTTGTTCCGAATTTTATAAAGGCCTATCCTGAAGCCGGGATCGCAGGGGCCTGGAATGAACTTAAAGGGTTGGAGATGAATCCCAACACGGCATTGAATGCGAAAACCAAAGACCTGGTCAGTCTTGCAGTTTCATCGCAAGTTCCTTGTCAGTATTGCACTTATCTCGACACTGAATTTGCGAAAGCCGACGGAGCGACAGCTCAAGAAATCAAAGAGGCTGTGGCGATGGCGGGACTTGTTCGTCACTGGAGCACTGTCTTAAATGGACTTCGTCAGGAAGACAAAGCGTTCGAGAGAGAGGTCGATCAAATCATTAAACATCTTGAACGCGGAAAAAACTTGGCTCCGAAAAAGGTTTCTTACAAAGAAGAATAGTTTTTATTTAAGCCGCTTTGTCTTCAAGGTGGCGTAAATAATTTTGCAAATTCTTAAGGGCTTTGTCTATGTTGCCTCCCGAAAGAACGTAAAGATCTAAGCCCATGGCATAGATAAATATATCCTCCGCGAACTTCTTCAATCGGGAGGGGAGAAGTTCGCGGAGGGAGCCGATAACACGTTCATTGTCTTTTTGATTCTGCGATTTGCGCGGACTTTGAAGGTTTGAAATCAAACTCAGTCTGCGGTCATCCTTGTGAGAATCTTGCAAAGAGCTTTCCCAAGCAGAGCAAACAAGACCCTTCCAGTTTTTGTGGGGAGGGGCGCTGGAAAGATCCTTGTGCAGGCGGGACTCTAAATTCTTTTTACATTCGTTAATTAAATTTTCTTTTGTGCCGAAGTGGTGGACCAGCATGCGCGTGGAGGTATGAAGCTGGCGCGCAATCTCATTTAAGGATAAATCCCAGCCGCCGTGTTTTCTTAACACTTTTAATGTGCTCTTCAAAATTTCATCCCGGCGTTCGAGATCCTTGGGTCTGGCCATGACATCTCCGTTTATGTACTAATTAGTTCATAAATTATTTTTGAAAGCAAGTTTTTTGACAAAAAATTCTCATGACGATTCAGGAATTCCTTTGCTAGTCTAGTTTTGATGGAATTTCCAAAAGATTTTACGAGCAATATTCTTGAGGTTTACGGCGCTGAAGGAAAAGCGTGGCTGGCGGAGCTGCCACTGCTATTGCAAAAGGTTTCACAAAGGTGGAAACTGCAGTCGCTTGTGCTCGTCAATAATCTCAGTTTTAACTTTGTCGCGCGGGTGACAATGGAAAATGGTGTCAAAGCCATTTTGAAAATGGGTCCGGCGGGCGCTGATTACTCTCGGGAAACGTTGTGGCTTTCTTCCTATCAAGGTTTAGCTCCGCAAGTCTTGGTATTTGATCATGATTTAAATGCGTTTTTCATGGAAGAACTCAATCCAGGACAAACTTTGCAAGGGCTTACGATTTCAGGACATGATGAGGAAGCGACACGGGGTGTGGCTCGCCTGATAAAATCATTGTACGTTGATCATCAAGTGAATGTGCCTCCGCATATTCAGCATTTGGCCGAACTTATTTCGTCGTTCCGCTTTCTTGACGGAGTCATGGAGAAAAAAATTTTAGATAAAGGCATTGCCATCTACCGCGAACTTTCACAGCCTTCATCCGAAGATGTGTTTTTGCACGGCGACCTTCACCACGACAATATTCTGCTTTCGGGAACTGAGTGGAAGATCATTGATCCGCACGGTTATATCGGTGACAAAGTGTCTGAAGTGGGGTCGATGATTTACAATCCATTGGATTGGTCTCCATCAGGATCTTTAAAGGCCTTTATTTTGCGTCGGTTGGATGTGCTTTATGAAGAGCTGCCGTTTGATTCCCAAAGAATTCGGGCTTGGGCT
This region of Bdellovibrio sp. BCCA genomic DNA includes:
- a CDS encoding RNA recognition motif domain-containing protein; its protein translation is MGKKLYVGNLSYQMDDQSLGDIFAEFGTVESARIVTDRETGRSKGFGFVEMSSDDEAQTAITKLNGTEQLGRNMNVSEAKPMAPRENRGGFGGGRGNSRGGAGGGRPRY
- a CDS encoding aminoglycoside phosphotransferase family protein; translation: MEFPKDFTSNILEVYGAEGKAWLAELPLLLQKVSQRWKLQSLVLVNNLSFNFVARVTMENGVKAILKMGPAGADYSRETLWLSSYQGLAPQVLVFDHDLNAFFMEELNPGQTLQGLTISGHDEEATRGVARLIKSLYVDHQVNVPPHIQHLAELISSFRFLDGVMEKKILDKGIAIYRELSQPSSEDVFLHGDLHHDNILLSGTEWKIIDPHGYIGDKVSEVGSMIYNPLDWSPSGSLKAFILRRLDVLYEELPFDSQRIRAWAFAKTMLSIAWSFEGGQRIPPRELAIAQIIDEVID
- a CDS encoding carboxymuconolactone decarboxylase family protein, with the translated sequence MKTRIVFMALFFAGSLSLAAEKTQTSMDNSKVMSEIRGTFGMVPTFMKEFPPEALPGAWEEFKTIQLSPNTALEPKIKEVIALAVASQIPCRYCVYFHKKTATFNGAKASELKEAIAIAASTRKWSAYFYGSQQDMASFKADVDKMVTSMKNPPKGKEPVTVTDASSAFKDMENTMGFVPNFIKAYPEAGIAGAWNELKGLEMNPNTALNAKTKDLVSLAVSSQVPCQYCTYLDTEFAKADGATAQEIKEAVAMAGLVRHWSTVLNGLRQEDKAFEREVDQIIKHLERGKNLAPKKVSYKEE
- a CDS encoding TetR/AcrR family transcriptional regulator, whose amino-acid sequence is MARPKDLERRDEILKSTLKVLRKHGGWDLSLNEIARQLHTSTRMLVHHFGTKENLINECKKNLESRLHKDLSSAPPHKNWKGLVCSAWESSLQDSHKDDRRLSLISNLQSPRKSQNQKDNERVIGSLRELLPSRLKKFAEDIFIYAMGLDLYVLSGGNIDKALKNLQNYLRHLEDKAA